The Claveliimonas bilis genome window below encodes:
- the loaP gene encoding antiterminator LoaP → MWYVIQVKTGNEEEISTQCSRIVDPAVLEKSFIPYCEQMKKYHGEWHKEKKVLFPGYVFLVSGDKDRLFLELKKVTGLTKLLGTGQEVVPLTLPEIEFLQRFGKEDQIVEMSRGIIENDKVIITSGPLKGNEALIKKIDRHKRRAYLEIEMFGRKVETQVGVEIVKKRE, encoded by the coding sequence ATGTGGTATGTAATCCAGGTGAAAACCGGGAACGAAGAAGAAATCAGCACACAGTGCAGCCGGATCGTTGACCCGGCTGTCCTTGAAAAAAGTTTTATTCCCTACTGTGAGCAGATGAAGAAATATCATGGTGAGTGGCACAAGGAAAAGAAAGTGCTGTTTCCCGGCTATGTGTTCCTTGTTAGCGGGGATAAAGACAGACTTTTCCTGGAACTTAAAAAAGTAACAGGACTTACAAAACTGCTTGGGACAGGACAGGAGGTCGTTCCGCTGACTTTGCCGGAGATTGAATTTTTACAGCGGTTCGGCAAAGAGGATCAGATCGTGGAGATGTCCAGGGGAATCATTGAAAATGACAAAGTTATCATCACAAGCGGCCCTCTCAAAGGCAACGAAGCTCTTATTAAAAAGATCGACCGTCACAAACGCCGGGCTTATCTGGAGATTGAAATGTTTGGACGGAAGGTAGAGACACAGGTGGGAGTGGAGATTGTAAAGAAGAGGGAATGA